The genomic segment TCTGCTGCCGCAGCGGCGTGACGGTGCGCCCGAGGAGCGGTGAATCTCCGAAGGCCAGAAAGTTGCCGCCGGCGTCTCGCAGGGTCTCCCAGGGCAGGGCCTGGGCCTCCGGCTCGAGATCCTCGATCAGCAGGCCACAGCCATTGTGGTGGCAGGCCAGCACCTGCTGCTCGATCGCTCGATGGGACGTCAGGAGTCGGAACAGAGCGCTGCCGATCCGGCCGATGGCCCCCGGGGGCGTGGCGCCTTGGGAAAGGGCCGTCAAGGCACCCTCGAGGGAGCCGAGATCGAGGCTGAACTGACGAGCGCCATTGTTCAGATGGACGACTTCCTCCTCGATCCTCAGAATGTGCCCGTGATCCTGCAGGCGATCGAGGCTGAACACGGCGCGCCGGGTCACGACTCGTCTCCGGAGCTCTCGCCGAGGACTTCGGCGACATAGCGCAGCGCCGCTTCGCGGCCCTTCTGGGAGGCGCTTCCCGGCTTCGAGCTCGCCATCTCCTTGGCGGCGAGTTGGGCCGTATGGCGCTCGAGGATGCGCTGGCTGGACTGCACCCAGCGGGAGAATCGAGCCCGCTGTTCGTCGCGCTTCCGAATGACCTTTTCGAGAGTGTAGTCGCGACGAATCCTGCGCTTCACCTCCGGCCCTTGGTCGCCGCCCCTGGTCCCGAACAAGACCTTCAGGCGGTCGAAGGGATCCGGCGGATCGACCGATTCAGTCTCGCCGCGGCCGAGAGCGGGACGTGAATAGGAGCGGGTGGGGGCCTCCTGGTCGGCGCTTTCACCAGCCGACGGCGACAAGCGGTCCGGATGGGCGACCAGGGAGACCGCCGGCGAACGCGGCAGGGTAGGGGAGTCGCCGTAGAGGAAGGCGAGAGCCGTGCTCAGGGCATCGCCGGCGGGATCGTTGGCGTAATCGTGGGTGATGACCGGCCCGGGGCGTGTCGCGACCACCTCGTCGGCGAGTCCCAGCAGCCCCGAGAAGCTGTAGTTGCCCGGCGGCGAGGTCAGGACCAGGGCGCTGGCTCCCACCAGGTCGAGGAAGGTGGTGAGCTCCTCATGGCCGATGAAACGCGACCAGCGGGGATCGGTGTTGCGGGTCGGTGATTGGGCGTAGGCGAGAAAGCCTCGTCCCTGAGACAGGTAGCCGTGACCCACGAAATGGAAGAGATCGACGCCGCGGGGCGGCAGCGAAGCGGTCATCCAGCGCAGCCAGGGATTGAGCAGCGGAGTCGCAGCAGCGGAGTCGGCATAGCCGTCCGAGGAGGTGGCGTCGTGGATCGTCAGGTCGACGCCCGGCGACGGCACCACCGAGCGGACCCCGTCCGCGGCCGCCGAGTCGACGAAGACCTGGATGTCGGCGGGGACTCCCGCGGCGTGCAGGGCCTGGTAGGTGCGCCCGAGGAGCTCTGCCACGTCGACATCGCTCTTGGCATGGGGAGAGCTCGAGCAGTAGGCGATTTGCAGTCGATCCGCCGGCCGAACGGGACGCACGAAGTAGCGCGGAAGTCGCAGGATGGGATGATCGATCGCCGGTCCGAGCCAGCGCTCCCAGGGCAGGAGCGGCAGGATGCCCTTGGGGCGGCCGAGCTCGAGCCAGACCACCTCTCCGGGTTCGAGGAAGTCGAGCAGAGAGGCGGCAAAGTCGGCCAAGCCGCTGGCCGGGTGGGCGACGCTGGCGGGATCGCGGCGCCCTCGGCGTGAGCTGCGGCGGGATCCCTCGACCTTGGCGAGGCCGAAGTCCGCGAGCGGGAAGGTCGCCTCCCGCGTCAGGCTTTCGTCACCGCGAAAGAGCTCGCAGCGCAAGCTGTCCGGCTCGGGCTTGTTGGTCATCGACAGACGGATGCGGCTGAGCTGCCGACGTCGCACGATCTCCCTCAACGCCGCAGCCTCATGGCGACAGGACTTGCTGCAGCAGCGCCCAGGCGGTGTGGGGCGTCGTGATATCGCCGTGGCCGGCGATCAGCTCCGAGCCCTCGAGGGCGAAGATCTGGGGCGAGCCGGCGCGGAGCGACGGATAGGGTTCGCCCTCGGCGGGCATGGGGATGGTCTCGCACTCCGCCGGCGGACAGCCCCTCGGTCCCCAGCCGCCCAAGGCACCGTAACGCTCGGGTCCGCCGATGGCCGCAATCCGAACCTCTCCGAGATCCTTCTTGCGCCGCGTGACGGCGAGATGGAAGGAGCGCCGGAGAGCGAAGTCATGCTTCGACAGGGTCGACAGAATCGGCTGCCGTACCACCCGCAGGGCGTCCCGGTAGCCGCCCGCGAAGCCCTCGCCGGCGACGTTCTCGGCGAAGGCCCAGAAGTTGATTGCCGGCTGCAGCAGGAGGAGCGATGAGACGGCGTTTCGCGGCAGGGCCTGGCGACCGACGATCGCCGACAGCACGACCTTGCAGCCGTAGGAGTGGCCGATCAGGTGGCTCGCCATCGCAGGAGCCGCTGACAGTAGCTGGCGCAACAAGTCCGCCACGCCGGCGCTGCCGACGCGACCGGCGCGGTCCTTCATCTTCCACACCGTGAACATGCGCAACGGCTTGCGCGGGTCGAGGAAGGAGAACAAACCCGCCGCCGCCGGGCCTTCGCGGAGAGAGGCGTCCTCGCCGGCCATGCCGAAGCCCTCGTCGTCCTCTTCCTCCGGCTCCTCGGTGGCGCCGGGAACGGTGCGCCAGATCTCCAGCAGATCCTCCGCCGTCAAATCGCTGGCGTCCGCCGAAGGATCCTCGGTGTCTTGGAGCAAGGGTAAAACCAGCCGCGCCAGCTCGAGAGCGTCGGCCGGCGGCAGCCGGTCGGCAGTGGCGAGATCGTAGAAGGCGGCCCGTCGCGACGGCTCGAGGAGGGCGGCGATCTGGTCGATCTCCGCCAGTCGCTCGCCGGTCGCTTCATCGGAAGCTTCCGGGCTTGCGAAGCGAGGTCCTTTCTCCTCGCCGAAGACCAGCGCCGTGCTGGGCCAGAAGATCCCAACCAGGAGAGGCCGGTAAGGTCGTGCCATGGTGGCTTGCTGGCGCAGCCGCTGGAACTGCGAAAAGAAGGCCCGGTAGCGCGCCAGGGAGGTCGGCCAGTCGTTGTTCCAACCGTGAGAGAAGAGAAACAGATCGCTGAACTCACCGCTCTCGGCGGCCGCGATCAGGTGCCGTAGAGTTCGCGGTCCGGTCGGGACGCCCGCCTTGTCGAAGGGTACGACGTAGAAAGGCGCCGTCGTCCCGTCGCCGAGCTCCAGCACCTCGAGGGGGCCTGCCAGGGGTGTCTGCGTCACTTCGAGCTCCTTGCCGGAAGGGTTGACGCTAAGCTTTACGAATATCTAAAGATTAGCATGAGCCTCGGTGGGCCTCGTCTTCCAAGGAGACGGACAGAGCCCGAAAGTTCCCAGGCGGGACGGTCCCACGGGGCGGCTTCGACGCCGGCTCAGGCCGGGGCGAGGGTCACAGGGACGCCGTTGAGAACGGCGTTTCCGGAGACCTCGTCGACCTGCCCCTCATCGGTCAGATCGTTGACGCTGACCCCCGGTGTCGCATTGGCAACCGCCAGTCGCGTGCCCGAGCGACCGTGACCCCAGCCGTGGGGAAGGCTGACCACTCCGGGCATGATCTCGTCGCTGACCTCGACTTCCGCGACCAGACTGCCGCGAGCCGACTCGACCCGCGCCCCTTGCCCCGACCGCAGGTCGAAGCGCGCCGCGTCCCTTGGATGGACCAGCAGGGTGCAGCGGGCTTTGCCGCGCATCAAGCGGGAGGAGTTGTGCATCCAGGAGTTGTTGGACCGCACGTGGCGACGTCCGATCAGCACCGTTCCGCCGGCGGCCATCCCGCGATGCTCCGCGGCGAGGCGATCGAGGTCGGCGATGAGCTGCTCGGGCGCCAGCTCGATGCAGCCGCTGGTGGAGCGCAAGCGACTCGTCAGCGTTCCCGCCTTGAGTGGGCCGAGATCGATGCCGTGGACGGACTGCTGCAATGCCGCGAAGTCGACCTGCGGCGAACCCCCCGGCCGCTCCGAGGCGGCGGCACCGTAGGGACCGCTGTCGAGACCGAGGGCGAGGATTCCGCGCGGCCCTTGGGAGCCCTTCCACTCGAGCTTCTGGCGCGCTTCGGTGGACAGACCGCGGTCGAGACCGAGGCGCAGGCGATGCAGGATCTGCCAGTCGTGGAGCGCCCCCGGGGGAGGTTCGAAGACGGCGGCCGAGTAGCGGGCGACGTCGCGCACCGCCATTGCATTGAAGACGACATCGTAATGATCCCGCTCGAGGGGCGCCGTGGGCGGCAGGATGAGATCGGCATGGCGAGTCGTCTCGTTGAGGTAGAAATCGACCGCGATCATCAGCTCGAGCCCCTCGAGGGCTTCCTCCAGGCGCTTGCCGTTGGGGGTCGACAACACCGGGTTGCCGGCGACCGTCAGCAGGGCCTTGACCTGGCCCGGACCGGGGGTCGTGATCTCGTCCGCGAGGGTCGCCACCGGCAGCTCGCCGCCGTACTCCGGGAGGTTCCGCACGCGACTGCGCCAGCGATCGAAGTTGCGCTGGCCCGGAGAGCTGCGCACCAGCTCGAAGGCCGGCAGGGGAAACATGGCGCCACCTTCGCGGTCGAGATTGCCGGTCAGCAGGTTGAGGGCGATGAGGAGCCACTGGCAAGTGGTGCCGAAGCTCTGGACAGAGGTGCCGAGGCGACCGTAGACCGCCGCCGAGGGTGCTGCCGCCAGCTGCCGCGCCAGGCGCCGGAGAACCACCGCTTCGACTCCCGATGCCGCGGCCACGGCCTCCGGCGTGAAGCCGGCGACGGCCGCCTCGAGGTCCGCCAATCCGGTCACGTGATCGGCGAGGTGTGCCAGGTCCACTCGCCCCTCG from the Acidobacteriota bacterium genome contains:
- a CDS encoding molybdopterin oxidoreductase family protein, with the translated sequence MESRIHYRACTLCEAICGLEIKVEAGAITSIRGDTEDPLSQGHICPKAVALQDLQSDPDRLRRPLRKTAEGWQEIPWDEAFEVAISGLRRVQDRAGADAVAAYVGNPNVHSFGNLLFLPGLLRSLGSRNLFSATSADQLPHHLASYFVFGHGFLLPVPDLDRSDLLVVFGANPAVSNGSMMSAPGMRRRLKALRQRGGRLVVFDPRRTETAKLADEHYFLRPGSDALVLAALVQTLFAEGRVDLAHLADHVTGLADLEAAVAGFTPEAVAAASGVEAVVLRRLARQLAAAPSAAVYGRLGTSVQSFGTTCQWLLIALNLLTGNLDREGGAMFPLPAFELVRSSPGQRNFDRWRSRVRNLPEYGGELPVATLADEITTPGPGQVKALLTVAGNPVLSTPNGKRLEEALEGLELMIAVDFYLNETTRHADLILPPTAPLERDHYDVVFNAMAVRDVARYSAAVFEPPPGALHDWQILHRLRLGLDRGLSTEARQKLEWKGSQGPRGILALGLDSGPYGAAASERPGGSPQVDFAALQQSVHGIDLGPLKAGTLTSRLRSTSGCIELAPEQLIADLDRLAAEHRGMAAGGTVLIGRRHVRSNNSWMHNSSRLMRGKARCTLLVHPRDAARFDLRSGQGARVESARGSLVAEVEVSDEIMPGVVSLPHGWGHGRSGTRLAVANATPGVSVNDLTDEGQVDEVSGNAVLNGVPVTLAPA